The following are encoded in a window of Oncorhynchus gorbuscha isolate QuinsamMale2020 ecotype Even-year unplaced genomic scaffold, OgorEven_v1.0 Un_scaffold_525, whole genome shotgun sequence genomic DNA:
- the LOC124018458 gene encoding zinc finger protein 629-like produces DVFPVEFGPKYDTAIQMLMLEFLSRLEKLLPLPDLEQTASLLSAVPSALEKCVQFVPDPKQLRTLLQYHRKRGHLDSIGLSFPLPALRLFIPPLRLFSAAMWQVAQRGDIMGYGKLEEFVTFVTETVPELLGFRQRTQLMLGLRAKLVLELCRTEQTAGLQSHLDRIHAARSHPGDPDFCCAEAEASKSNFLALVQTLIQDPVEREHFFQEVFPVDYGPKYDSALQGLMWEFLSRLEQLLPVPDLKQTVSWLNAGPSVLEECVNSLSQPLQLKTLLQHHRELGYLDTNATSSSSAGDCIFSSLSLTPVVVAATRKTETEIQSELMDGCMDPALYGEEMETESVVVTEYAEVELGTSTYTREEREFSIEKTESQNQRDSQADLNGEEREMVANASEEERQEGEVEVICEEVGHPNGDTELVSEETSAMNTEEAVFCAEVGDVCVDLESMNREVEMIYEEEEHVEHPELVGPICAENTIDRPSNHYENPHEENDFTEGLENDEQERNEAGYVPQTVTDQGSSQCTPQEVMNQPELVPSCLHQKPTLGFQRLDVSVLPLQMSSHSQPLRRNTRLQMKTVGSRGPNGGQLKALEEANGTWGVPLYLSPDPREDSEDLSATYDSSTMNGNKGGTVEAPSLVFACSQCSFNHADEVNLRQHLKALHPEEYRRMLAAGENETETPPGSSSSTPLNPCLSDIPHILGKSGKHTSHSKTCSVCGKTFSRATDMRRHQRSHTGERPYRCTQCRKTFQYSFDLKRHQRKGLGSRPLQCCACGESFDREEDLKTHCSVAHLADSPVSDDFGIKLNLPAGLDSEQCPSEEGEHKCPECDMSFCQISQMKRHQLIHSGGDPLQCNQCLKKCQNSDALTKHMQMHNGARPFQCSICNMNFTQLVCLRQHYLNAHKEEGSFLCSHCPKNFSRLSNLIKHQRTHTGERPYQCSHCPKRFTQLQILTRHERIHTGERPFLCPDCGKRFLSSGELSKHLQCHSEERPFPCLECGKTFKANRFLKKHLQTHTGERPFPCSQCGKRFSKSTDLTRHNRMHTGERPHMCSQCGKSFLTYSEVVKHQRYHTGERPFKCEQCGKSFTQSCYLTVHKRIHTGEKPYSCSVCGNRYNSTTPLKRHMLSHTGEKPYVCAECGKAYNRLHLLRTHERTHAAVEAVC; encoded by the exons GGTTATCTTTTCCTCTACCTGCCCTGCGCCTGTTCATCCCACCGCTGCGGCTGTTTTCTGCAGCGATGTGGCAAGTGGCCCAACGAGGGGATATAATGGGATACGGGAAGCTGGAAGAGTTTGTGACATTTGTTACAGAGACGGTTCCAGAGCTGCTCGGTTTCAGACAGAGAACCCAGCTCATGTTGGGCTTACGagcaaag TTGGTTTTGGAGTTGTGCCGCACGGAGCAGACAGCAGGACTTCAGAGCCATCTGGACAGGATCCACGCTGCAAGATCACATCCGGGGGATCCAGAC TTTTGTTGTGCAGAAGCGGAAGCCTCTAAATCAAATTTCCTTGCACTGGTACAAACTCTTATCCAAGACCCAGTTGAGAGGGAACATTTCTTCCAG GAAGTGTTTCCTGTAGACTATGGACCCAAGTATGACTCTGCCCTGCAAGGATTAATGTGGGAGTTTCTCTCCAGGCTGGAGCAGCTCCTTCCTGTACCAGACCTCAAACAG ACAGTGTCTTGGCTCAATGCTGGACCCTCTGTCTTGGAAGAGTGTGTCAACTCTCTATCTCAGCCTCTGCAGTTGAAGACTCTACTGCAACATCATAGAGAACTAGGATATTTGGACACCAATG CAACTTCTTCCTCCTCTGCTGGCGACTgcatcttctcctctctgtctctcactccggTAGTGGTGGCGGCCActagaaagacagaaacagagatccAATCAGAGTTGATGGATGGTTGTATGGACCCAGCCTTATATGGTGAAGAGATGGAAACAGAGTCTGTAGTAGTGACTGAATATGCAGAAGTGGAGCTGGGGACCAGTACATACACCAGAGAGGAAAGGGAGTTTAGTATAGAGAAGACTGAGTCACAGAACCAAAGAGACAGTCAGGCTGACTTGAATGGGGAAGAGCGGGAGATGGTAGCCAATGCAAGCGAGGAAGAACGtcaagagggagaagtggaggttatttGTGAGGAAGTGGGGCATCCTAACGGAGACACTGAGCTTGTTTCAGAGGAAACCAGTGCCATGAACACAGAGGAAGCCGTTTTCTGCGCAGAggtgggggatgtgtgtgtggatCTGGAGTCAATGAATAGAGAGGTGGAAATGatttatgaggaggaggagcatgTTGAACATCCGGAGTTAGTTGGGCCTATATGTGCAGAGAATACAATTGACAGACCGTCCAACCACTATGAGAACCCACATGAAGAAAATGATTTCACAGAGGGGCTTGAGAATGATGAGCAGGAGAGAAATGAAGCTGGTTATGTCCCCCAAACTGTCACGGATCAAGGAAGTTCCCAATGTACGCCACAAGAAGTAATGAACCAGCCAGAACTGGTTCCATCCTGTCTGCACCAAAAACCCACATTAGGGTTCCAGAGACTGGACGTCAGTGTCCTGCCtctccaaatgtcctcccacTCTCAACCATTGAGAAGAAACACAAGACTCCAGATGAAGACCGTGGGATCAAGAGGTCCCAATGGAGGGCAGCTCAAGGCATTGGAGGAGGCTAATGGGACCTGGGGTGTCCCTTTATACCTGTCTCCAGACCCAAG GGAAGACTCTGAAGACCTCAGCGCCACTTATGACAGCTCCACAATGAATGGAAATAAAG GTGGGACGGTGGAGGCTCCCTCTCTTGTCTTCGCCTGCTCTCAGTGCTCTTTTAACCATGCCGACGAGGTGAACCTCCGGCAACACCTTAAAGCGCTTCACCCAGAGGAGTACAGAAGGATGCTTGCTGCTGGAGAAAATGAAACAGAAACCCCTCCAGGGTCTTCCAGCAGCACCCCTCTGAACCCATGTCTCTCAGACATTCCCCACATACTGGGGAAGTCTGGCAAGCATACATCACACTCCAAAACATGCTCTGTGTGTGGAAAGACCTTCTCTCGAGCGACAGATATGAGGAGACATCAGAGATCCCACACTGGGGAGCGGCCTTACAGGTGCACCCAATGTAGGAAGACTTTCCAGTATTCCTTCGACTTGAAAAGACACCAGCGAAAGGGCCTAGGGTCAAGGCCGTTACAGTGCTGCGCGTGTGGAGAGAGCTTCGATCGGGAGGAAGATCTAAAGACACACTGCAGTGTGGCTCATTTAGCAGATTCGCCAGTCTCTGATGACTTTGGGATCAAGTTAAACCTCCCAGCAGGCCTTGATAGTGAGCAGTGTCCCAGCGAAGAGGGTGAACACAAATGTCCAGAATGTGACATGTCTTTCTGTCAGATATCCCAAATGAAGCGACACCAGCTGATTCACTCTGGTGGTGACCCGCTGCAGTGCAACCAGTGTTTGAAGAAATGTCAAAACTCGGATGCCCTCACAAAACACATGCAAATGCACAATGGCGCGCGACCATTCCAGTGTTCAATATGCAACATGAACTTCACGCAGCTAGTTTGTCTTAGGCAACACTATTTGAATGCTCATAAGGAAGAGGGTTCATTTCTGTGTTCCCATTGTCCTAAAAATTTCTCAAGGCTATCGAACTTGATCAAACACCAGAGAACTCATACAGGTGAGCGGCCTTACCAGTGCTCTCATTGTCCAAAGAGATTCACACAACTACAGATCTTGACTAGACATGAGagaattcacacaggagagagaccatTTCTTTGCCCTGACTGTGGAAAAAGATTTCTGTCCTCTGGTGAATTGTCAAAACACCTTCAGTGTCACTCAGAGGAGAGACCCTTCCCTTGTCTGGAGTGTGGAAAGACTTTCAAGGCCAATCGGTTTTTAAAGAAACACTTACAGACTCATACAGGGGAGCGTCCTTTCCCCTGCTCACAGTGTGGGAAGAGATTTTCCAAGTCGACTGATCTGACCAGGCATAATCGCATGCATACAGGGGAGAGGCCACATATGTGCTCTCAGTGCGGTAAAAGTTTCTTAACTTACTCCGAAGTGGTGAAACATCAGCGTTACCACACTGGAGAACGACCATTCAAATGTGAGCAGTGTGGGAAAAGTTTTACCCAGTCCTGCTATCTTACAGTACATAAgcgtatacacacaggagagaagccctaCTCCTGCAGCGTGTGTGGAAATCGCTATAACAGCACCACTCCACTGAAGAGACACATGCTCAGCCACACGGGAGAGAAGCCATACGTGTGTGCTGAATGTGGGAAGGCTTACAACAGATTGCATCTTCTGCGTACACACGAGCGAACTCATGCAGCAGTTGAGGCTGTTTGTTGA